In the genome of bacterium, one region contains:
- the rplL gene encoding 50S ribosomal protein L7/L12 → MSEENKTVEVPAKFTDLVASIEKLSVLELSELVKVLEEKFGVSAAAPMMMAGAPAAGGAAAAEEKDEFNVELTSAGESKINVIKVVREVTGLGLKEAKDMVDGAPQVVKEGAPKAEAEELKKKLEEAGATVTLK, encoded by the coding sequence ATGTCTGAAGAAAACAAGACTGTTGAAGTTCCAGCTAAGTTTACCGACTTGGTGGCTTCTATCGAAAAGCTCTCCGTATTGGAACTTTCCGAATTAGTAAAAGTATTAGAAGAAAAGTTTGGCGTTAGCGCTGCTGCTCCTATGATGATGGCCGGCGCTCCAGCTGCTGGCGGCGCTGCCGCTGCAGAAGAAAAAGATGAATTCAATGTAGAATTGACATCTGCTGGCGAAAGCAAGATCAACGTAATTAAAGTAGTTCGCGAAGTTACCGGCCTTGGCTTAAAAGAAGCTAAGGATATGGTAGATGGCGCTCCTCAGGTTGTAAAAGAAGGCGCTCCTAAAGCAGAAGCTGAAGAATTGAAGAAGAAATTGGAAGAAGCTGGCGCTACTGTTACCTTGAAGTAA
- a CDS encoding 50S ribosomal protein L10 has product MAKTRQQKEQDLQELNDRVKGAKSIVLADYRGTTVKEIDTFRRALGNEGVQSKVYKVSLVKKAFEANNIDASSLDYKTPVILAVSADDEVAPARIIKNVSKDVKTINILSGVLDGTFAGREQVLALAELPSKDELRAKLVGTINAPVSGFVNVLAGNIRGLINVLNAVAQKS; this is encoded by the coding sequence ATGGCAAAAACACGACAACAGAAAGAGCAAGATTTGCAGGAGCTTAACGATCGCGTAAAAGGCGCTAAGAGCATTGTTCTGGCAGACTATCGCGGCACTACTGTAAAAGAAATCGACACTTTCCGCCGCGCCCTTGGCAACGAAGGCGTGCAAAGCAAAGTCTATAAGGTTTCTTTAGTTAAGAAAGCTTTCGAAGCTAATAACATCGACGCTTCCAGCCTCGATTACAAGACTCCAGTAATCTTGGCCGTTTCTGCCGATGATGAAGTCGCTCCGGCGCGCATCATCAAAAACGTTTCCAAAGATGTTAAGACAATTAATATCTTAAGCGGTGTGTTAGACGGTACCTTTGCCGGCCGCGAACAGGTTCTTGCTTTGGCTGAATTGCCAAGCAAAGACGAACTTCGCGCCAAGCTGGTTGGTACTATCAATGCCCCTGTCTCTGGCTTTGTAAATGTCTTAGCTGGAAATATCCGCGGTTTGATTAACGTATTGAACGCGGTTGCTCAAAAATCGTAA
- a CDS encoding queuosine precursor transporter, producing MKNYKLLGLLTALNITFQLVSDVTAGKIIELFTFPVSVTVLYFPFVYILSDVLTEVYGYARARLVTWLTLACSVIAGLVFYVVAYFPSPEFFTASEAYATVFGIVPRILIGGWIAVFAGEILNNYVLAKMKVWTKGKHLWMRTIGSTVFGQGLNTLLFYMIALSGILPIKVLIVSILSAWAIKITVEVVFTPITYFIIRKIKQVEGEDYYDDNTNFSPFSLKIKE from the coding sequence ATGAAGAACTATAAACTACTTGGTCTATTAACCGCACTTAACATAACCTTTCAGCTAGTGTCAGACGTGACCGCCGGGAAAATTATAGAGTTGTTTACATTTCCGGTTTCCGTAACAGTGTTGTATTTTCCATTTGTATATATTTTGTCCGATGTTTTGACCGAGGTCTACGGCTATGCACGAGCCCGTCTGGTAACTTGGCTAACTTTAGCCTGCTCTGTCATTGCTGGCTTGGTATTTTACGTAGTAGCATATTTTCCATCACCGGAATTTTTTACTGCCAGCGAAGCTTATGCCACTGTGTTCGGTATTGTTCCAAGAATTTTAATCGGTGGCTGGATCGCTGTGTTCGCAGGAGAAATTTTAAACAACTATGTCTTGGCTAAAATGAAGGTGTGGACCAAGGGTAAACATCTTTGGATGCGCACCATTGGCTCTACAGTGTTTGGACAAGGCTTAAACACACTTTTGTTTTATATGATTGCGCTATCGGGAATATTGCCTATAAAAGTCTTGATTGTTTCGATTCTGTCGGCCTGGGCGATAAAGATCACTGTAGAAGTTGTATTTACCCCAATTACTTATTTTATAATTCGTAAAATTAAACAAGTAGAAGGCGAGGACTACTATGACGATAATACAAACTTTAGTCCGTTCAGTTTGAAGATTAAGGAGTAG
- a CDS encoding bifunctional (p)ppGpp synthetase/guanosine-3',5'-bis(diphosphate) 3'-pyrophosphohydrolase yields MNNPEMNNPELTGELDTQFEDTEVIITLVDPEEKEYEIADQENREKFLKRLEGMREDEVLMIEDAYDSGKEAHRPQRRDSGERYFEHVRSVAIILMDEAGVRDPDLIISALLHDSVEDSALFANRTKAHSDWVKTASYRLSKKFNPRVAKMVITLTKPSVDGVELKTKEEAHHFYIDNLSEADPETIMVKMGDRLHNLRSLTNNTKEKQLKTIKETREVYWPIFKKVLEKYPEAGQHLLGEMEKQMAELEENMEKAE; encoded by the coding sequence ATGAACAATCCAGAAATGAATAATCCGGAATTGACCGGAGAATTGGATACACAGTTTGAGGACACCGAGGTCATTATTACCTTGGTTGACCCGGAAGAAAAGGAGTACGAAATCGCCGATCAAGAAAATCGCGAAAAGTTCCTTAAGCGCTTAGAGGGCATGCGTGAGGACGAAGTGTTGATGATCGAAGACGCATATGATTCGGGCAAAGAAGCTCATCGCCCCCAGCGTCGCGATAGCGGAGAGCGATACTTCGAACATGTTCGTTCCGTGGCCATTATTCTTATGGACGAAGCAGGTGTGCGCGATCCAGACTTGATCATTTCTGCTTTGCTTCACGATTCTGTAGAGGATTCGGCTTTGTTTGCTAATCGTACCAAAGCTCATTCCGATTGGGTAAAGACAGCCAGCTACCGCTTGAGCAAGAAGTTTAACCCGCGCGTAGCTAAGATGGTAATTACTTTGACAAAGCCGAGCGTAGACGGCGTGGAATTAAAAACTAAGGAAGAAGCTCATCATTTTTATATCGATAACCTTAGTGAAGCCGATCCGGAAACAATTATGGTCAAGATGGGCGACCGCTTGCACAATCTCCGCAGCTTAACTAACAACACTAAAGAGAAACAGTTAAAAACTATCAAGGAAACTCGAGAAGTATATTGGCCGATTTTCAAAAAAGTTTTAGAAAAATATCCAGAAGCTGGTCAGCACTTGTTAGGCGAAATGGAAAAGCAGATGGCGGAGTTGGAAGAGAATATGGAGAAGGCCGAATAA